From one Planktothrix agardhii NIES-204 genomic stretch:
- a CDS encoding imidazole glycerol phosphate synthase, glutamine amidotransferase subunit, translating to MSVIAVIDYDMGNLHSVCKGLEKAGVTPQVTDSATIIKNADAVVLPGVGSFDPAMQHLRSRNLVEPIQDVIASGVPFLGICLGLQILFESSEEGQEKGLGIFPGTVRRFQSEPGLTIPHIGWNQLSLIQPDLPLWKTIGSQPWVYFVHSYYVDPTDRNLTAATIQHGSQIITAAIAKDNVMAVQFHPEKSSNAGLKILDNFVELVQGEPQTIEMRNQVSV from the coding sequence ATGTCTGTGATCGCGGTAATTGACTATGATATGGGGAATTTGCACTCCGTTTGTAAAGGCTTAGAAAAAGCCGGGGTAACACCTCAAGTAACTGACTCAGCTACAATTATTAAAAATGCTGATGCGGTTGTATTACCTGGGGTGGGTTCCTTTGACCCCGCGATGCAACATTTGCGATCGCGCAATTTAGTCGAACCAATTCAAGATGTAATTGCTTCCGGTGTTCCCTTTTTAGGGATTTGTTTAGGGTTACAAATTCTGTTTGAATCTTCAGAAGAAGGTCAAGAAAAAGGCTTAGGAATATTCCCTGGAACAGTCCGACGTTTTCAGTCCGAACCTGGGTTGACTATACCCCATATTGGTTGGAATCAACTATCTTTAATTCAACCTGATTTACCATTATGGAAAACCATTGGTTCCCAACCTTGGGTATATTTTGTGCATTCCTATTATGTTGATCCAACTGATAGGAATTTAACCGCCGCTACCATTCAACATGGAAGTCAAATTATCACGGCTGCGATCGCAAAAGATAACGTGATGGCGGTACAATTTCACCCGGAAAAATCCTCTAACGCCGGGTTAAAAATATTGGATAATTTTGTTGAATTAGTTCAGGGTGAACCTCAAACCATTGAGATGAGAAACCAAGTTTCTGTATAA